In a single window of the Methanofollis ethanolicus genome:
- the thpR gene encoding RNA 2',3'-cyclic phosphodiesterase, translated as MVRAFVAIELSDEVRESLRAAQDRLRMSTARLSLVNPALAHITLKFLGEVEEERIGAVEDALRGVRGRSYALTVGGVGGNNPRRPRVVWCAVDDGGETARLANTVEKALGPLGFPREKRAFTPHVTLARVKEFDPSLLESVQDLAATGMGTCTIDRIALKKSTLTPKGPVYETLLEVPLGEE; from the coding sequence ATGGTGCGGGCTTTTGTCGCGATCGAACTCTCTGACGAGGTCAGGGAGAGCCTGCGCGCGGCGCAGGACCGGCTCCGCATGAGCACGGCCAGGCTGAGCCTGGTGAACCCGGCGCTGGCGCACATCACGCTCAAGTTCCTCGGCGAGGTGGAAGAGGAGCGGATCGGGGCCGTGGAGGACGCCCTGCGCGGCGTGCGGGGGAGGTCGTACGCCCTGACGGTCGGCGGTGTCGGTGGGAACAACCCCAGGCGGCCGCGGGTCGTCTGGTGTGCGGTGGACGACGGCGGAGAGACCGCACGTCTTGCCAATACGGTCGAAAAGGCTCTCGGTCCTCTCGGTTTCCCGCGGGAGAAGCGGGCCTTCACGCCCCATGTCACCCTGGCGCGGGTGAAGGAGTTCGATCCGTCCCTGCTCGAATCGGTCCAGGACCTTGCCGCGACCGGCATGGGCACCTGCACGATCGACCGTATCGCCCTGAAAAAATCGACCCTGACGCCGAAAGGCCCGGTCTACGAGACACTTCTGGAGGTGCCTCTCGGTGAGGAATGA
- a CDS encoding thioredoxin domain-containing protein has translation MADYPQFIVYTLECCPHCELLKDYLTARGYPFVEEDMSSAESLTELRVNGVFVNEAPVLRCGEDDFYTSSDLFEKGLLREDVVDRIAAGE, from the coding sequence ATGGCTGATTATCCGCAATTCATCGTATATACTCTCGAATGCTGTCCGCACTGCGAACTCCTGAAGGACTATCTTACGGCACGGGGCTACCCCTTCGTCGAGGAGGACATGTCCTCAGCCGAATCCCTCACCGAACTCCGGGTGAACGGCGTCTTTGTGAACGAGGCGCCCGTTCTGCGGTGCGGTGAAGACGATTTTTACACCTCTTCCGACCTCTTCGAGAAGGGCCTTCTGCGGGAGGACGTCGTCGACCGGATTGCCGCGGGTGAGTGA
- the nrdD gene encoding anaerobic ribonucleoside-triphosphate reductase, with the protein MPGKNSPRSSLSRQATLDGVFLPPLPKVRSSEGHIFEWDRSKIIAQIEKETKLVEDFYGYGGATPEQAGEIAKEVEERIRKLGLRSLSGPLIREIVNMTFLEKGMVQYRNVCTRVGTPVFDAHLIDVGRGFEAHDNANLQENAETSHKKKADKISKEQYLLQLPPELADRHLAGDLHVHDLEYFGTRPFCLDGSTVVPFRVSGRHLTMRLDELPLDGDAYLPADLAALTPQGYRPVQKVTRRLVGEGEMLRIRTATGKTLRVTREHRIPVLADGTIAITKAGEVQEGDLLYGPDETLSLRGESVDTVDLVRELSASVPPEDLETVFVRGARPIFDKLSEAEGSYTGISRALGIEHRKEWFTRGTMPLAVFVKLCDHYGVADYGDLTVGVAGSEHDLPAVLPVTPALCRLLGLFVSEGNYDVVPGSTYNLAITENHQSEAVVADVRAVLGGYATLSGGTPDVTEIYGVRVEHDRAMQVSFGGKLGWLLFRYVFAIPEGATKKRLPWLVWHLDDALLTEFLSALFTGDGSAYYRPEKSDCIVNYTTVSASLRQELSLLLSSLGMRPQVVELYADDDRTTLYRLQLNGSANIRAFATWARFLDDRQEHVDRFCAAVNPIARTPRGEEVVAIGEVAPSGEYVYDLFLDGDGTEESHTFYASDGLLVHNCQDWDLRYFFYYGLMPDGNGTKASVAGPAKRAEVAVLHAVKALGSAQTNFAGGQGYYNFLTFLSPYLEGMEYGEMKQLMQMFVYEMTQMMVARGGQLVFSSVQLSPGVPTLWRDKPCVYKGKVWDGTQAPLRTYGEFEREVRLLFKALIEVMLEGDYWGKPFSFPKPEISIEPDFMDEDEEFNRRHPDLPTYRDLYLLTFELASKFGTPYYDNQLPPYRGAGKGISCYQCCAYQFSSTIEKDDSFEDKLYFRDAKHFSMGSWQVVSVNCPRAAYRAEGDDERLFAELKALMDVGAEVFQIKRRWMETIRTNGRMPFAMQRPKDPNTGERGAVAVDLDSLVYTIGVVGVNEMVQHHTGQQIHESKKAFKLAVRAMTEMELHAREISEKTGMTLALARTPAETTGQRFAVADMLDDHFREAALAVMQGDVETAVAECGNTRDLPVYYTNGTHVAPGADVPLTKRMEIEHVFFPIVDGGNIFHIWLGEARPDPRGLYDMAMNLCRKTQIGYFAFTRDLTVSLKRFREYHGEPLTKGKLGV; encoded by the coding sequence ATGCCCGGAAAGAACAGTCCCCGGTCCTCCCTGTCCCGGCAGGCGACCCTTGACGGTGTCTTCCTCCCCCCTCTCCCGAAGGTCAGGTCGTCCGAGGGCCATATCTTCGAGTGGGACAGGTCGAAGATCATCGCCCAGATCGAGAAGGAGACAAAACTGGTCGAGGACTTCTACGGCTACGGCGGGGCGACGCCCGAGCAGGCCGGGGAGATCGCAAAGGAGGTCGAGGAGAGGATCAGGAAACTGGGCCTCCGTTCCCTCTCCGGCCCCCTGATCCGCGAGATCGTGAACATGACTTTCCTGGAGAAGGGGATGGTCCAGTACAGGAACGTCTGCACACGCGTCGGCACCCCGGTCTTCGACGCCCATCTCATCGACGTCGGCCGCGGTTTCGAGGCCCACGACAATGCGAACCTCCAGGAGAACGCCGAGACCTCGCACAAGAAGAAGGCCGACAAGATCTCCAAGGAGCAGTACCTCCTCCAGCTCCCGCCTGAACTCGCCGACCGCCACCTCGCGGGCGACCTCCATGTCCACGACCTCGAATATTTCGGTACGCGGCCCTTCTGTCTCGACGGGAGCACGGTCGTTCCTTTCCGCGTCTCCGGGCGGCACCTGACGATGCGGCTGGACGAACTGCCTCTCGACGGCGACGCATATCTCCCGGCCGACCTCGCCGCCCTCACCCCGCAGGGCTACCGGCCTGTGCAGAAGGTCACCCGGCGCCTGGTCGGGGAGGGCGAGATGCTCCGCATCCGCACGGCCACCGGCAAGACCCTCCGCGTCACGCGGGAGCACAGGATTCCTGTTCTGGCAGACGGGACGATTGCGATCACAAAGGCTGGCGAGGTGCAGGAGGGCGACCTGCTCTATGGCCCTGACGAGACATTGTCACTCCGCGGCGAGTCCGTCGATACAGTCGACCTGGTCCGGGAACTCTCCGCATCCGTACCCCCCGAAGACCTGGAGACAGTCTTTGTGCGGGGTGCACGCCCCATCTTTGATAAACTCTCAGAGGCCGAGGGGAGTTATACCGGGATATCCCGCGCCCTCGGCATCGAGCACCGCAAGGAGTGGTTCACCCGCGGCACCATGCCCCTTGCGGTCTTTGTGAAACTCTGCGACCACTACGGCGTCGCCGACTACGGCGACCTGACGGTCGGCGTCGCCGGCAGCGAGCACGACCTCCCGGCCGTCCTGCCTGTCACCCCGGCCCTCTGCCGTCTCCTCGGTCTCTTTGTCTCCGAGGGGAACTACGACGTCGTGCCGGGCAGCACCTACAACCTTGCCATCACCGAGAACCACCAGTCTGAGGCGGTCGTCGCCGATGTCAGAGCGGTGCTCGGGGGCTATGCGACCCTTTCAGGCGGCACGCCCGACGTGACCGAGATCTATGGCGTCAGGGTCGAGCATGACCGGGCGATGCAGGTCTCCTTCGGCGGGAAACTCGGATGGCTCCTCTTCAGGTACGTCTTTGCCATTCCCGAGGGTGCGACGAAGAAGCGTCTGCCCTGGCTTGTCTGGCACCTGGACGACGCCCTTCTTACGGAGTTCCTCTCGGCACTCTTCACCGGCGACGGGTCCGCGTATTACAGGCCGGAAAAGTCCGACTGCATCGTCAATTACACCACAGTCTCGGCCTCCCTGCGGCAGGAACTCTCTCTCCTCCTCTCCTCGCTTGGCATGCGTCCTCAGGTCGTCGAACTCTACGCCGACGACGACCGCACGACCCTCTACCGCCTCCAGCTTAACGGATCGGCAAACATCAGGGCCTTTGCCACATGGGCCAGGTTCCTCGACGACAGGCAGGAGCACGTCGACCGCTTCTGTGCCGCAGTGAACCCGATCGCCCGCACGCCCCGCGGCGAGGAGGTCGTCGCCATAGGTGAGGTCGCGCCCTCGGGCGAGTATGTCTATGACCTCTTCCTGGACGGGGACGGAACGGAAGAGAGCCACACCTTCTATGCCTCTGACGGCCTGCTCGTGCACAACTGCCAGGACTGGGACCTCCGTTACTTCTTCTATTACGGCCTGATGCCCGACGGCAACGGCACGAAGGCTTCGGTCGCCGGCCCGGCAAAGCGTGCCGAAGTCGCCGTCCTTCACGCGGTCAAGGCACTCGGGAGCGCGCAGACGAACTTTGCGGGTGGCCAGGGCTACTACAACTTCCTCACCTTCCTCTCCCCGTACCTCGAGGGGATGGAGTACGGCGAGATGAAACAGCTGATGCAGATGTTCGTCTACGAGATGACCCAGATGATGGTCGCCCGCGGCGGACAGCTCGTCTTCTCCTCGGTGCAGCTCTCGCCGGGCGTCCCGACCCTCTGGCGGGACAAGCCCTGCGTGTACAAGGGCAAGGTCTGGGACGGCACCCAGGCGCCCCTCCGGACCTATGGCGAGTTCGAGCGCGAGGTCCGCCTCCTCTTCAAGGCGCTCATTGAGGTGATGCTGGAGGGCGACTACTGGGGCAAACCCTTCTCCTTCCCCAAGCCCGAGATCTCCATCGAGCCCGACTTCATGGACGAGGACGAGGAGTTCAACAGGCGGCACCCCGACCTGCCCACATACCGTGACCTCTACCTGCTCACCTTCGAACTCGCCTCCAAGTTCGGCACCCCGTACTACGACAACCAGCTCCCCCCCTACAGGGGCGCCGGGAAGGGGATCTCGTGCTACCAGTGCTGCGCCTACCAGTTCTCCTCCACCATAGAGAAGGACGATTCTTTCGAGGACAAACTCTATTTCAGGGACGCAAAACATTTCTCGATGGGTTCCTGGCAGGTCGTCTCGGTCAACTGCCCGCGGGCGGCGTACCGTGCCGAAGGTGACGACGAACGCCTCTTTGCCGAACTGAAGGCCCTCATGGACGTCGGTGCGGAGGTCTTCCAGATCAAGAGACGGTGGATGGAGACGATCCGGACGAACGGCCGGATGCCCTTTGCGATGCAGAGGCCGAAAGACCCGAACACCGGCGAGAGGGGTGCGGTGGCCGTCGACCTCGACAGCCTGGTCTACACGATCGGCGTCGTCGGCGTGAACGAGATGGTCCAGCACCACACAGGCCAGCAGATCCACGAGAGCAAGAAGGCGTTCAAACTCGCCGTGCGTGCGATGACCGAGATGGAACTCCATGCCCGCGAGATCTCGGAGAAGACCGGGATGACCCTCGCCCTGGCTCGGACGCCCGCGGAGACGACGGGCCAGCGCTTCGCGGTCGCCGACATGCTCGACGACCACTTCCGCGAGGCGGCCCTTGCGGTGATGCAGGGCGACGTCGAGACCGCGGTGGCCGAGTGCGGGAACACCCGCGACCTTCCGGTCTACTACACGAACGGCACCCATGTCGCGCCGGGCGCAGACGTCCCCCTCACGAAGAGGATGGAGATCGAGCACGTCTTCTTCCCGATCGTCGACGGCGGCAACATCTTCCATATCTGGCTCGGCGAGGCGCGGCCCGACCCCCGCGGTCTCTATGACATGGCGATGAACCTCTGCCGGAAGACCCAGATCGGCTACTTCGCCTTCACCCGCGACCTGACCGTCTCCCTGAAGCGCTTCCGGGAGTACCACGGCGAACCGCTGACAAAGGGGAAACTGGGGGTATAA
- a CDS encoding DUF1786 domain-containing protein, giving the protein MSDRRILAIDVGRGTQDVILYDPGQPVENSVKLVLPSPTVVVGTAIREAARSGRPVHLEGRCMGGGGTVMAVQKALAAGVPVSATPAAALTIHDDPARVRALGVGITDTAPADAVTVRTADYMEKELRSALSLFGVPYPERIAIAVQDHGFAPKTSNRVHRFAVFLDLLEKGDWDLFALAPDPPHPSMSRMRAVLESAPGALVTDTGPVAAIGTLLDPRVAEMARTGVTLVNAGNGHTLAFTLKGGRVSGIFEHHTSSLDPEKLGVYIRKLQEGTLTNQEIFEDGGHGAAVREATGRTPVAVTGPNRTCLLPDAYPAAPFGDMMLTGCFGLLEVWKRRRGGI; this is encoded by the coding sequence GTGAGCGACCGCCGCATTCTTGCGATCGACGTGGGCCGCGGGACGCAGGACGTCATCCTGTACGACCCCGGTCAACCGGTCGAGAATTCGGTTAAACTCGTCCTCCCCTCCCCGACGGTCGTTGTCGGCACCGCCATCCGCGAGGCCGCACGCTCGGGCCGTCCGGTCCACCTGGAAGGCAGGTGCATGGGCGGCGGCGGGACCGTCATGGCGGTGCAGAAGGCCCTTGCCGCCGGCGTCCCTGTCAGCGCCACCCCTGCGGCCGCGCTCACCATCCACGACGACCCGGCCCGCGTGCGGGCGCTCGGTGTCGGCATTACCGACACGGCGCCGGCAGACGCGGTGACGGTGCGGACCGCCGACTACATGGAGAAAGAACTCCGGTCGGCCCTCTCCCTCTTCGGCGTGCCGTACCCGGAAAGGATCGCGATCGCGGTGCAGGACCACGGTTTCGCGCCGAAGACCTCCAACCGCGTCCACCGCTTTGCGGTCTTCCTGGACCTGCTGGAGAAGGGTGACTGGGACCTCTTCGCCCTTGCCCCGGACCCGCCGCACCCCTCGATGTCCCGAATGCGGGCGGTCCTCGAAAGCGCCCCTGGCGCCCTCGTCACCGACACCGGACCGGTGGCGGCGATCGGCACCCTCCTCGACCCGCGGGTCGCGGAGATGGCGAGGACAGGTGTCACTCTCGTGAATGCCGGCAACGGCCACACCCTCGCCTTCACCCTGAAGGGCGGCCGCGTCTCTGGCATCTTCGAGCACCACACCTCCTCTCTCGACCCGGAAAAACTCGGGGTGTACATCAGGAAACTCCAGGAGGGCACCCTGACGAACCAGGAGATCTTCGAGGACGGCGGGCACGGCGCCGCGGTCAGGGAGGCGACGGGCAGAACCCCGGTCGCCGTCACCGGTCCGAACAGGACGTGTCTCCTGCCCGACGCGTACCCGGCGGCACCCTTCGGCGACATGATGCTCACCGGGTGCTTCGGCCTCCTCGAAGTCTGGAAGAGGAGACGGGGCGGGATCTGA
- a CDS encoding tubulin-like doman-containing protein — MNGAQPSGPPLQLPTDLTICGLGGCGKKLVGEICRQEWFLQHYSLGGRHLSVYTMDTDANERYQDERQRDEVLGTVESFGGRGNVEYDTLYLPNLANISQVSDLAGLDIAEKIKATKSEPGTKIWWLNDPSEKGLHFDEIRSIDPFVTDDFGGGVHRRRAISKAIFYKVINEGQAGGFPMFSTMGTTAIVVGLGGGTGSGMFIDLARYIRGQRGETAQIWLFVVLPTTVEGEKEQLNAAVALTELEYLNQTERLFNYIVLTSLGPTGYKKGEEAREEVHEFDAVFPYIFTNFLHLEKGDINIGDAKKPYSSFILADAHIITYPVEELRTFKDQYEVIIGEMEEITASRKRLNLAVGDLLDEIGRTKEAPPTRSDFDYIKKEFGTIEKVWRNEIGRLLDYQTNIAVEFFIENNIPAELRLDMVRTFDDLVGFISRVKNFAQAVKEEELKDDIDRKLFRILPEAFQALETTARIFKRIAAVEDEAMHAALMETLKGREEVAPYIRDLAARRKEVQEEIHLLDAGMQEIQGDLDRMNARRESMEKSADQTLSGTDILLDQYVTLKEKVQAVEGPEKGLQEAINRGITALRKGEVKAADRDTWLRAAEVPEVQRDIAAVAHDIDENLSGLAELVETIALYYYHDMRVRRIDAGGIGSKIIGFINKKPARERKKYDALRRENEEFIKANARYWNLRIDAPFDLYLPGDFISSSLGKRADEFRKKITDAVFAHVPVDDPAGVAAIFEAGDRGTIRSALRERLVSGLLVQEQFSEKYSGQEGEVLEIKRHLDAKKAFQTALIRTEEVADGTFPHRRDINKHYKVFFSTVVRVNEQKSHDTMTKKGMYMTRFGEINPRILSLIREDSSLRDLDWDDNGRRELDKLIAEITATYKHLIDNYKLGIHNLMIPISATERWNFGKAGLVIATPSDYIARTIASARVGDQMTREINETLALRNINDSRLVTHGHARPWEVALTFVVAAGFLDNISPLIAGGGYWEIYEKNRDNILHHVLRMHEGEYITRKAVLDLKDAGKMSNLEKKGENVSGTVLGLYTIREIREALPR, encoded by the coding sequence ATGAACGGGGCACAACCTTCAGGGCCGCCCCTCCAGTTGCCGACAGACCTGACGATCTGCGGCCTCGGGGGGTGCGGGAAGAAACTTGTCGGGGAGATCTGCAGGCAGGAATGGTTTCTGCAGCACTACTCCCTGGGCGGCAGGCACCTTTCGGTGTACACGATGGACACCGACGCCAACGAGAGGTACCAGGACGAACGGCAGCGCGACGAGGTGCTCGGCACGGTGGAGTCCTTCGGCGGGCGGGGCAACGTCGAATACGACACCCTGTACCTCCCGAACCTGGCAAACATCAGCCAGGTCTCCGACCTCGCCGGCCTCGACATCGCCGAGAAGATCAAGGCCACCAAATCGGAGCCGGGGACGAAGATCTGGTGGCTGAACGACCCCTCCGAGAAGGGCCTGCACTTCGACGAGATCAGATCGATCGACCCCTTCGTCACCGACGACTTCGGCGGCGGGGTGCACCGGCGGCGGGCGATCTCCAAGGCGATCTTCTACAAGGTGATCAACGAGGGCCAGGCCGGCGGTTTCCCGATGTTCTCCACGATGGGCACGACCGCCATCGTCGTCGGCCTCGGCGGCGGGACGGGTTCGGGGATGTTCATCGACCTCGCCCGGTATATCAGGGGGCAGCGCGGCGAGACCGCGCAGATCTGGCTCTTCGTCGTCCTCCCGACCACCGTCGAGGGGGAGAAAGAGCAGTTGAACGCCGCCGTCGCCCTGACAGAACTCGAATACCTCAACCAGACAGAGCGCCTCTTCAACTACATCGTGCTCACCTCCCTCGGCCCGACCGGGTACAAGAAGGGAGAGGAGGCTCGCGAGGAGGTGCACGAGTTCGACGCCGTCTTCCCGTACATCTTCACGAACTTCCTCCACCTCGAAAAGGGGGACATCAACATCGGGGACGCCAAAAAACCATATTCCTCGTTCATCCTCGCCGATGCACATATCATCACCTACCCGGTCGAGGAACTGAGGACCTTCAAGGACCAGTACGAGGTGATCATCGGCGAGATGGAGGAGATCACCGCGAGCAGGAAGAGACTGAACCTCGCGGTCGGCGACCTCCTCGACGAGATCGGGCGGACAAAGGAGGCCCCGCCGACGCGGAGCGACTTCGACTACATCAAAAAGGAGTTCGGCACCATCGAGAAGGTCTGGCGGAACGAGATCGGCAGACTGCTCGACTACCAGACCAACATCGCCGTCGAGTTCTTCATCGAGAACAACATCCCCGCGGAACTCCGCCTGGACATGGTCAGGACATTCGACGACCTCGTCGGGTTTATCTCGCGGGTCAAGAACTTCGCCCAGGCGGTAAAGGAGGAGGAACTGAAGGACGACATCGACAGGAAACTCTTCAGGATCCTGCCCGAGGCCTTCCAGGCCCTGGAGACGACGGCGCGGATCTTCAAGAGGATCGCGGCTGTCGAGGACGAGGCGATGCACGCCGCCCTGATGGAGACACTGAAAGGGAGAGAGGAGGTCGCACCCTATATCCGCGACCTCGCCGCCCGCCGGAAAGAGGTGCAGGAGGAGATCCACCTCCTTGATGCCGGGATGCAGGAGATACAGGGCGACCTTGATCGGATGAACGCCCGCCGGGAGAGCATGGAGAAGTCGGCAGACCAGACACTCTCGGGCACCGACATCCTCCTCGACCAGTACGTCACCCTGAAGGAAAAGGTCCAGGCGGTCGAAGGGCCGGAGAAAGGGTTGCAAGAGGCGATCAACAGGGGCATCACGGCCCTCAGGAAAGGGGAAGTGAAGGCCGCGGACAGGGATACGTGGCTGCGGGCCGCGGAGGTCCCCGAGGTCCAGCGCGACATCGCCGCCGTCGCCCACGACATCGACGAAAACCTCTCCGGCCTCGCCGAGCTTGTCGAGACGATCGCCCTCTATTATTACCACGACATGCGGGTCAGGAGGATCGACGCAGGCGGCATCGGGTCGAAGATCATCGGGTTCATCAACAAAAAACCGGCGCGGGAAAGGAAGAAGTACGACGCTCTCCGGAGGGAGAACGAGGAGTTCATCAAGGCGAACGCACGCTACTGGAACCTCAGGATCGACGCCCCCTTCGACCTGTACCTCCCCGGCGACTTCATCAGTTCGAGTCTCGGGAAGCGGGCCGACGAGTTCAGGAAAAAGATCACCGACGCGGTCTTCGCGCATGTTCCTGTCGACGACCCCGCCGGCGTTGCGGCGATCTTCGAGGCAGGCGACCGCGGCACGATCCGCTCGGCCCTCAGGGAACGCCTGGTCTCAGGTCTCCTCGTGCAGGAGCAGTTTTCGGAGAAATACTCGGGGCAGGAGGGCGAGGTGCTGGAGATCAAAAGGCACCTCGACGCGAAGAAGGCGTTCCAGACCGCCCTGATACGCACCGAGGAGGTGGCCGACGGGACCTTCCCGCACCGCCGGGACATCAACAAACACTACAAGGTCTTCTTTTCGACGGTCGTGCGTGTCAACGAGCAGAAAAGCCACGACACCATGACAAAAAAAGGGATGTACATGACGAGGTTCGGGGAGATCAACCCCCGGATCCTCTCCCTGATCCGCGAGGACTCTTCCTTGCGCGACCTTGACTGGGACGACAACGGGCGGCGGGAACTGGACAAACTCATCGCCGAGATAACGGCGACCTACAAGCACCTCATCGACAACTACAAACTGGGCATCCACAACCTGATGATCCCGATCAGCGCCACCGAGAGGTGGAACTTCGGGAAGGCGGGGCTTGTGATCGCCACGCCTTCGGACTATATCGCGCGGACCATCGCCAGCGCACGGGTCGGCGACCAGATGACCCGCGAGATCAACGAGACTCTCGCCCTGCGGAACATCAACGACTCACGCCTGGTCACGCACGGCCACGCACGCCCCTGGGAGGTCGCCCTCACCTTCGTCGTCGCCGCCGGGTTCCTGGACAACATCTCGCCCCTCATCGCCGGCGGGGGGTACTGGGAGATCTACGAGAAGAACAGGGACAACATCCTCCACCATGTCCTCAGGATGCACGAAGGCGAGTATATCACGAGAAAGGCGGTCCTGGACCTGAAAGACGCGGGCAAAATGTCGAACCTGGAGAAGAAAGGGGAGAATGTCTCCGGCACGGTCCTGGGGCTGTACACGATCCGGGAGATCAGGGAGGCGCTCCCCAGATGA
- a CDS encoding phosphatase PAP2 family protein — protein sequence MDPATTEIGWVVLAQAYLGGLEPLMHAVSALGIPFFFFVTAAVWWCASPRAGLRLGLLLAISGGINAAAKLFFHTPRPYWLSAEVQARAVEPTFSMPSGHAQNAVCFWGYTAFLVRERWFSAVVVGIVALTGISRVVLGVHFPGDVLVGWVLGAAVLLVFIVLEDPAAARIGKFSPAKQAGLAFSGSLLLLAPSAIPFLLFRAPIPEAWMLTAAPPVDPWDLSNALYAAGAVFGIGAGAAWDGGRFTARGGPHQRAARLIIGTAGAALIWAVTIPLIAAEPGPAVSAATYLRAAALGLWISGAAPGLFARLGIAE from the coding sequence ATGGACCCGGCAACGACAGAGATCGGATGGGTCGTCCTGGCACAGGCATATCTCGGCGGCCTCGAACCCCTGATGCATGCCGTCTCAGCGCTCGGGATCCCCTTTTTCTTCTTCGTGACCGCGGCGGTCTGGTGGTGTGCAAGCCCGCGGGCAGGCCTGAGGCTCGGCCTTCTCCTCGCAATCTCCGGGGGGATCAATGCCGCCGCAAAACTCTTTTTCCACACGCCGCGGCCATACTGGCTGAGCGCGGAGGTGCAGGCCCGTGCCGTCGAACCCACCTTCTCCATGCCCTCGGGTCATGCCCAGAATGCGGTCTGTTTCTGGGGATATACGGCCTTCCTCGTGCGGGAAAGGTGGTTTTCTGCCGTTGTCGTCGGCATCGTCGCCCTTACCGGCATCTCCCGCGTCGTCCTCGGCGTCCACTTCCCGGGCGACGTCCTTGTCGGGTGGGTTCTCGGGGCCGCGGTCCTCCTCGTCTTTATCGTTCTGGAGGATCCCGCCGCAGCCCGGATCGGAAAATTTTCCCCTGCAAAGCAGGCAGGGCTTGCATTCTCCGGGTCTCTCCTCCTCCTTGCGCCGTCGGCAATCCCCTTTCTCCTCTTCAGGGCGCCGATCCCCGAGGCCTGGATGCTGACGGCCGCCCCGCCCGTCGATCCCTGGGACCTCTCGAATGCCCTGTACGCGGCCGGCGCCGTCTTCGGCATCGGCGCCGGGGCGGCATGGGATGGAGGGAGGTTCACGGCCAGAGGAGGACCCCACCAGCGTGCCGCACGACTGATCATCGGGACCGCGGGGGCGGCCCTCATCTGGGCCGTAACGATCCCTCTCATCGCGGCAGAACCGGGACCGGCAGTTTCGGCAGCCACCTACCTCCGGGCCGCAGCCCTCGGCCTCTGGATCTCGGGCGCCGCCCCCGGGCTCTTCGCCCGCCTCGGCATTGCAGAGTAG
- a CDS encoding COG1361 S-layer family protein gives MRGCAVIVSVLVLLLAAHAAAQEPTVVVTGYTVTPEVLMPGGQGTIAVNLTNTAGQATQTETDTSTGTGTGTRTETRSTAINAFIESVYLKGEGLKVISGDYGDVGEVGPGQSVTLTFLVQAPEEEGLYFPEVWVRVPGARGVTYPVPVNVNSRYALIAQPAISVVRAAPDRVVPGETFSLSLLLENTGLSRANDLSVQVSPSNATSIVSLSPEHYYVEQLEPGGAVRFNLSFATDRKTPTGLQVIPVSLTYFTPDAAKVSRTESVGVQVTGQAEMGIASLSTDPVRPSAGSPFTLVLRIENTGTDDATSVRATVDLPFEGTKEAFVGTIEPDNDAPAVFNLRAGEAGDRPYTLTVAWRDDRGEHTMTEALGISVEAPDRTPLVVGAFVLIAAAVVAVWWLRRRKEE, from the coding sequence TTGAGAGGATGCGCCGTCATCGTGTCGGTCCTGGTCCTGCTGCTGGCAGCCCATGCCGCCGCCCAGGAACCGACCGTGGTCGTCACCGGCTACACCGTCACCCCGGAGGTGCTCATGCCCGGCGGGCAGGGCACGATCGCGGTGAACCTCACGAACACTGCAGGGCAGGCGACGCAGACAGAGACCGATACCTCCACCGGAACCGGCACCGGGACCAGGACAGAGACGAGGAGCACCGCCATCAACGCCTTTATCGAGAGCGTCTACCTCAAGGGTGAAGGCCTGAAGGTGATCTCCGGGGACTACGGGGACGTCGGCGAGGTCGGGCCCGGCCAGTCAGTCACCCTCACCTTCCTTGTGCAGGCGCCCGAGGAGGAGGGCCTCTACTTCCCCGAGGTCTGGGTCAGGGTCCCGGGGGCGAGGGGCGTCACATATCCCGTCCCGGTGAACGTGAACTCCCGGTACGCCCTCATCGCGCAACCTGCCATCTCCGTCGTGCGGGCCGCTCCCGACCGGGTGGTGCCCGGCGAGACCTTCTCCCTCTCTCTCCTCCTCGAAAACACCGGGCTCTCACGGGCAAACGACCTCTCCGTGCAGGTCTCGCCGTCCAACGCCACGTCCATCGTCTCCCTCTCCCCCGAACACTACTATGTCGAGCAACTCGAACCAGGCGGCGCCGTGCGCTTCAACCTCTCCTTCGCGACAGACAGGAAGACGCCGACAGGCCTGCAGGTGATCCCGGTCTCCCTCACGTACTTCACGCCCGACGCCGCAAAAGTCTCCAGGACCGAGTCGGTCGGCGTGCAGGTGACAGGGCAGGCCGAGATGGGGATCGCCTCCCTCTCCACCGACCCGGTGCGCCCCTCTGCCGGCAGTCCCTTCACCCTGGTCCTCAGGATCGAGAACACCGGCACCGACGACGCCACCTCGGTGCGGGCGACCGTCGACCTCCCCTTCGAGGGGACGAAAGAGGCCTTTGTCGGGACGATCGAACCCGACAACGACGCCCCCGCCGTCTTCAACCTCCGTGCCGGCGAGGCGGGAGATCGGCCGTACACCCTCACCGTCGCGTGGCGCGACGACCGGGGGGAGCACACCATGACCGAGGCCCTCGGGATCTCCGTCGAGGCGCCCGACAGGACGCCCCTCGTCGTCGGGGCTTTCGTTCTGATCGCGGCCGCCGTCGTCGCCGTCTGGTGGCTGCGGCGGAGGAAGGAGGAATAA